In Fusarium oxysporum f. sp. lycopersici 4287 chromosome 4, whole genome shotgun sequence, a genomic segment contains:
- a CDS encoding hypothetical protein (At least one base has a quality score < 10), with translation MAPNQPQYPKSRALLIGSAVAPLMGPARDLHEMEEVLKLYGFSVTKCSKPSDGVYLANRAGIISAWKALINQTGPSDAVVIYYSGHGGLTEAEGSEAGRGERRMQYIVPLDFAETVDGDWRGISDAEMADLIYQTTQKSQNVTIILDCCHSAHMARGPTWAKAINPDDYRQVMSHIRRMLEGMASKHAFHYERNPHVLSIVAAGTSEPAYERRFLDGERMGVLTEALTQTLRSAVGAELSWRDIMRRVRDRMCRTCPEQYPDIEGPQARLPFRLETAKGGGDMAFSVTETAPGEFALKGGVLHGLSPGDVLAVMPFEEGYLVQDKMLAEAEVTGVGPIASRVRMKWRHGRSGGLTPGAKAFMWKSSVLLPVNSFGPEDWTRELREELRSSAFIRLADTGEESESIGAVELIDSHLFESGTCVGTENRHCVLAKCVRVVGIFGPSAAFPGYEERCFFRAPRAGA, from the exons ATGGCTCCCAACCAACCACAGTATCCCAAATCTCGCGCTCTCCTCATCGGGTCCGCCGTCGCTCCATTGATGGGCCCTGCACGAGATCTCCacgagatggaagaagtcCTAAAACTCTACGGGTTTTCAGTCACCAAATGTTCCAAGCCTAGCGACGGCGTATACCTAGCAAACAGAGCAGGCATTATCTCTGCTTGGAAGGCTCTCATTAACCAAACCGGGCCTTCGGATGCGGTGGTCATTTATTACTCCGGCCATGGTGGCCTCACGGAAGCTGAGGGATCTGAAGCCGGCAGGGGGGAGCGCAGGATGCAGTATATCGTTCCCCTCGATTTTGCTGAGACGGTGGATGGGGACTGGAGAGGGATATCCGATGCAGAGATGGCCGATCTCATATACCAGACCACACAAAAAAGTCAAAACGTCACCATAATTCTCGACTGCTGCCACTCGGCGCACATGGCCAGGGGGCCGACATGGGCCAAGGCGATCAATCCAGATGATTACCGCCAGGTCATGTCACATATCAGAAGGATGCTAGAAGGGATGGCATCCAAACACGCATTCCACTATGAGCGCAACCCCCATGTCTTGTCGATTGTGGCGGCGGGCACGTCAGAACCCGCCTATGAGAGGCGTTTCCTTGACGGCGAGCGCATGGGCGTTTTGACCGAGGCCCTCACGCAGACGCTCCGGTCTGCTGTGGGCGCCGAGCTTTCGTGGCGTGATATCATGCGCCGAGTCCGTGACCGTATGTGCAGGACTTGCCCGGAACAGTACCCCGACATTGAAGGACCACAAGCCCGCTTGCCGTTCCGGCTCGAGACCGCCAAGGGTGGCGGGGACATGGCATTCTCAGTGACGGAAACCGCCCCGGGTGAGTTTGCGCTCAAGGGTGGCGTACTGCACGGCTTATCACCCGGGGATGTCCTAGCCGTGATGCCGTTTGAGGAAGGATACCTGGTGCAAGACAAGATGcttgctgaggctgaggtgaCAGGCGTCGGACCCATCGCGTCACGGGTCCGGATGAAGTGGAGACATGGACGGTCTGGAGGATTGACCCCTGGCGCCAAAGCGTTCATGTGGAAGTCGTCAGTCCTGCTTCCCGTCAATTCTTTTGGGCCGGAGGATTGGACGCGCGAGCTCAGGGAAGAGTTGCGGTCTTCGGCGTTCATCCGTCTGGCCGACACCGGCGAGGAAAGCGAGAGTATAGGTGCGGTTGAGCTAATCGATAGCCACCTG TTCGAGAGTGGGACATGTGTGGGAACAGAGAATCGCCACTGTGTCCTTGCAAAATGCGTTCGCGTGGTGGGAATCTTTGGCCCGAGCGCAGCGTTTCCTGGATATGAGGAACGATGCTTCTTCCGAGCTCCTCGAGCTGGCGCTTAG
- a CDS encoding hypothetical protein (At least one base has a quality score < 10), with protein sequence MTSMVGISRPLKKTRVPVHPEASEASGPPPRGRQNRTNYGLEGKQACLSKFNSIDNHLVKLAFKRRRSYLCGECGGNSAIARSGAIKVGCCKRWQWIWWVNPPPPELRALSY encoded by the exons ATGACATCGATGGTGGGTATCTCGCGGCCGTTAAAGAAGACTCGGGTACCCGTGCATCCCGAGGCGTCTGAGGCGAGTGGCCCCCCGCCTAGAGGCAG GCAAAATAGGACCAACTACGGCCTGGAGGGCAAGCAGGCCTGCTTGTCCAAGTTTAACTCCATTGACAACCACCTGGTTAAGCTGGCCTTCAAGAGGCGTCGCAGCTACCTGTGCGGAGAATGCGGGGGAAATAGCGCCATAGCCAGGAGCGGCGCCATTAAAGTTGGGTGTTGCAAACGATGGCAATGGATTTGGTGGGTTAATCCCCCGCCCCCGGAATTGAGAGCTTTGAGTTACTAA